Proteins from one Microbacterium sp. Root553 genomic window:
- a CDS encoding D-alanyl-D-alanine carboxypeptidase family protein, which translates to MTAPDSAEATPSDALGADAPGTDAPGAVATADAETGDARTGDAETVDAETPDAATAAPAALDAEIIDAEIIDAETLHAAAVDAEPQWADAGSGGTPLTWVDPLDVAEHTSSGSLDTAPHPTSETGLLSDASLRPAIARPGLLVPAGILVGLVAAYTGTTLLWPLHEVAPTVRAVEIAPVAASAAALTWPGQGSAAAGIAGIGTASSSVDQAAIASVTKVVSSLMVLDRMPLAVGEQGPEFAFTRADNLAYWDYRRSDQSALDVPVGGTLTELQMLQGTLLGSANNYIDRLSREIWGSESAFTSAATQWLGDRGLDGITIVTPSGFDARNTATPEALVALAELAMQNPVFAGIVGTPSVDLPGAGTVVNTNGMLADPGVVGVKTGTLDDSWNLLTAKDITVDDTTVHLYAAVLGQTDDAQRLAETRSLFSQIETALTGQAPAVPKGTVVGAVTTRWGTTTDVVTDADAELVLWNGTSAQTTTTFTLGENRESGEAIGTATSVGPLNTVTTSVSLVDDVEGPSPWWRLTHPLELFGLADEQR; encoded by the coding sequence GTGACCGCTCCCGACTCCGCCGAGGCCACCCCGTCCGACGCCCTCGGCGCCGATGCACCCGGCACCGATGCCCCCGGTGCTGTCGCGACCGCCGATGCCGAGACCGGGGATGCTCGGACCGGGGATGCTGAGACCGTCGACGCCGAGACACCCGATGCTGCGACCGCCGCCCCTGCGGCGCTCGATGCCGAGATCATCGATGCGGAGATCATCGATGCGGAGACGCTCCACGCCGCGGCCGTCGATGCCGAGCCGCAGTGGGCGGATGCCGGCAGCGGCGGCACTCCCCTCACCTGGGTCGACCCGCTCGACGTCGCCGAGCACACGTCCTCGGGCTCCCTGGACACCGCGCCGCATCCGACCTCTGAGACCGGGCTGCTGAGCGACGCGAGCCTGCGCCCGGCGATCGCCCGTCCCGGGTTGCTGGTGCCCGCCGGCATCCTCGTCGGACTCGTCGCCGCGTACACCGGCACCACCCTGCTGTGGCCGCTGCACGAGGTGGCGCCGACCGTGCGGGCCGTGGAGATCGCTCCGGTCGCCGCCTCCGCGGCGGCGTTGACGTGGCCGGGGCAGGGAAGCGCTGCCGCCGGCATCGCCGGGATCGGCACCGCGTCGTCCTCCGTCGACCAGGCCGCGATCGCCAGCGTCACGAAGGTCGTCTCGAGCCTGATGGTGCTCGACAGGATGCCGCTCGCGGTCGGCGAGCAGGGTCCCGAGTTCGCCTTCACCCGCGCCGACAACCTCGCCTACTGGGACTACCGCCGCTCCGACCAGTCCGCTCTGGACGTGCCGGTGGGCGGCACCCTCACCGAGCTGCAGATGCTGCAGGGCACACTGCTCGGATCCGCGAACAACTACATCGATCGTCTCTCCCGCGAGATCTGGGGGTCGGAGTCGGCGTTCACCTCCGCCGCCACGCAATGGCTGGGCGATCGGGGTCTCGACGGCATCACGATCGTCACGCCCTCGGGGTTCGACGCCCGCAACACGGCCACCCCGGAAGCGCTGGTGGCGCTCGCCGAACTCGCGATGCAGAATCCGGTGTTCGCAGGCATCGTGGGCACCCCGTCGGTCGATCTGCCCGGAGCCGGAACCGTCGTGAACACCAACGGCATGCTCGCAGACCCGGGAGTGGTCGGAGTGAAGACCGGCACGCTCGACGACAGCTGGAATCTGCTGACGGCGAAGGACATCACCGTCGACGACACGACGGTGCACCTGTATGCCGCCGTGCTCGGCCAGACCGATGATGCACAGCGGCTGGCGGAGACGCGCTCCCTGTTCTCGCAGATCGAGACCGCACTGACGGGCCAGGCACCCGCCGTCCCGAAGGGCACGGTCGTGGGCGCCGTCACGACCCGATGGGGTACGACCACGGATGTCGTGACGGATGCCGACGCCGAACTCGTGCTGTGGAACGGAACGTCCGCGCAGACGACCACGACATTCACCCTCGGCGAGAACCGTGAGTCGGGTGAGGCGATCGGCACCGCGACGAGCGTCGGTCCGCTGAACACCGTGACCACCTCGGTCTCCCTCGTCGACGACGTCGAGGGACCGAGTCCCTGGTGGCGCCTGACGCACCCTCTCGAACTCTTCGGCCTCGCCGACGAGCAGCGCTGA
- a CDS encoding ECF transporter S component, protein MSTSTSGSTTGSAPASASAASASPGLGRPELWRWRVVDIVVASVIAVACALIFLLWNVGYEVPSSILKPLLPGVQGLLAGPWLIAGVLGALIIRKPGAALYTELVAAVISALVGNAWGPLTIVSGLVQGLGAELVFLLFLYGVWRLPVAMLAGAGAGLACGINDRILWYAGADTLFTTVYIVSTTISGAVIAGLGAWLIARGLAATGALGRFAAGREVTARV, encoded by the coding sequence ATGAGTACATCCACGTCCGGATCCACCACCGGGTCCGCACCCGCATCGGCGTCCGCCGCCTCGGCCTCTCCGGGCCTCGGCCGCCCGGAGCTGTGGCGGTGGCGGGTCGTCGACATCGTCGTCGCCAGCGTCATCGCCGTCGCCTGCGCGCTGATCTTCCTGCTCTGGAACGTCGGGTACGAGGTGCCGAGCAGCATCCTGAAGCCCCTGCTCCCCGGAGTGCAGGGGCTCCTCGCGGGCCCCTGGCTGATCGCCGGCGTGCTCGGGGCACTGATCATCCGCAAGCCGGGTGCGGCGCTCTACACCGAGCTGGTGGCCGCGGTCATCTCGGCCCTCGTCGGCAATGCCTGGGGTCCGCTCACCATCGTGTCGGGCCTCGTGCAGGGTCTCGGAGCCGAGCTCGTCTTCCTCCTCTTCCTGTACGGGGTCTGGCGCCTCCCGGTCGCGATGCTGGCCGGCGCCGGGGCGGGACTCGCCTGCGGCATCAACGACCGCATCCTCTGGTACGCGGGGGCGGACACGCTCTTCACCACCGTCTACATCGTCTCGACCACCATCTCTGGCGCCGTGATCGCCGGGCTCGGAGCCTGGCTGATCGCCCGGGGTCTCGCGGCCACGGGCGCGCTCGGCCGGTTCGCCGCCGGTCGTGAGGTCACCGCACGGGTGTGA
- a CDS encoding ABC transporter ATP-binding protein, with the protein MSAPTTPATLEARGWGWRYATRLRWAVRAVDLRIEPGERVLLLGSSGAGKSTLLQGFGGVLGGADEGETHGALLVDGRPAAAERGRVGMVLQDPDSQTILARVGDDVAFGCENLGVPRHEIWTRVRAALDAVRLDVPMDRSTSALSGGQKQRLALAGVLAMRPGAILLDEPTANLDPQGVRDVRDAVAAALEVSGATLVVIEHRIDVWLPLVTRVIVLGADPDGTVVLADGSPDEVLGARGAELAASGVWVPGHPPIAPPSPAHDAGERLLEARGVTVARQRGLPVAGPLDLEVRAGEVLGVTGANGTGKSTLGLTLAGLLPPEGGRVRALPALAAGERDDPFRWSSRALLTRIATVMQTPEHQLLAKTVRDELAVGPRALRMPEPEITARVDELLDRLRLAAVAGANPYTLSGGEKRRLTVAAALATRPRMLVLDEPTFGQDATTWAELVALIADLRDQGAAVVAISHDEAVLEALHARRLEVVR; encoded by the coding sequence GTGAGCGCACCCACGACACCCGCCACCCTCGAAGCCCGTGGCTGGGGGTGGCGGTACGCCACGCGACTGCGGTGGGCCGTGCGCGCCGTCGACCTGCGTATCGAACCGGGGGAGCGGGTGCTGCTGCTCGGCTCCTCCGGTGCGGGCAAGTCCACCCTGCTCCAGGGCTTCGGCGGTGTGCTCGGCGGGGCCGACGAGGGCGAGACGCACGGCGCGCTGCTCGTCGACGGTCGTCCGGCGGCCGCAGAACGCGGCCGGGTGGGCATGGTGCTGCAGGACCCCGACTCGCAGACGATCCTCGCGCGGGTCGGTGACGACGTGGCTTTCGGGTGCGAGAACCTCGGCGTTCCCCGTCACGAGATCTGGACCCGTGTGCGGGCGGCGCTGGATGCCGTGCGGCTCGACGTCCCGATGGATCGCTCGACCTCGGCGCTCTCGGGCGGGCAGAAGCAGCGGCTCGCACTCGCCGGCGTGCTCGCGATGCGACCCGGCGCGATCCTGCTCGACGAGCCGACCGCCAATCTCGACCCCCAGGGAGTGCGTGACGTGCGGGATGCCGTGGCCGCGGCGCTCGAGGTCAGCGGCGCGACCCTCGTCGTGATCGAACACCGCATCGACGTCTGGCTGCCGCTGGTCACCCGGGTGATCGTGCTCGGCGCAGACCCCGACGGCACCGTCGTGCTCGCCGACGGCAGCCCGGACGAGGTGCTCGGGGCACGCGGCGCGGAGCTCGCGGCATCCGGGGTCTGGGTGCCGGGGCATCCGCCGATCGCGCCCCCCTCTCCCGCACACGACGCCGGGGAGCGCCTCCTCGAGGCCCGCGGCGTCACCGTCGCCCGGCAGCGCGGCCTGCCCGTCGCCGGTCCGCTCGACCTCGAGGTGCGCGCCGGCGAGGTGCTCGGGGTGACCGGTGCGAACGGCACGGGCAAGTCGACGCTCGGGCTGACCCTCGCAGGCCTGCTCCCGCCGGAGGGCGGCCGCGTCCGCGCTCTTCCCGCCCTGGCTGCAGGCGAGCGGGACGATCCCTTCCGATGGTCGTCGCGCGCGCTGCTCACCCGCATCGCGACCGTGATGCAGACTCCCGAGCATCAGCTGCTCGCGAAGACCGTGCGCGACGAGCTGGCGGTCGGCCCTCGGGCGCTGCGGATGCCGGAGCCCGAGATCACCGCGCGCGTCGACGAGCTGCTCGACCGTCTGCGACTCGCAGCGGTCGCCGGGGCGAATCCGTACACCCTCTCGGGGGGCGAGAAGCGGCGGCTGACCGTCGCCGCTGCGCTCGCCACCCGCCCACGGATGCTGGTCCTCGACGAGCCCACGTTCGGTCAGGACGCCACCACGTGGGCCGAACTCGTCGCGCTGATCGCCGATCTGCGGGATCAAGGCGCCGCTGTCGTCGCGATCAGCCACGATGAGGCCGTCCTCGAGGCCCTGCACGCCCGACGTCTCGAGGTCGTCCGGTGA
- a CDS encoding energy-coupling factor transporter transmembrane component T family protein produces the protein MIDPLTARIERPGPVAPRSALAKLAAALLIAVPLVLTIDVVSASVALLLEIPLLLLSGLRAREFWIRTAVLWVAAPLSAVTIALYGATSGTVHFEWLVMRVSDGSLALAAATAVRVLAIGLPAVVLFVTVDPTDLADDLAQRVKLPARFVVGALAGMRMLGLLADDWRALGLARRARGVADEGRVRRAFGMAFALFVLAIRRGSSLATAMEARGFGGSTPRSWARGSRWDRRDTLLVLLAAVIPAAAIATAVATGAWNFILGPTA, from the coding sequence GTGATCGACCCGCTGACCGCCCGCATCGAGCGGCCGGGACCCGTCGCTCCGCGCTCCGCGCTGGCGAAGCTCGCCGCCGCCCTGCTCATCGCGGTGCCGCTCGTGCTGACGATCGACGTCGTCTCGGCATCCGTCGCGCTGCTCCTGGAGATCCCGCTGCTGCTGCTCTCCGGCCTGCGTGCCCGAGAGTTCTGGATCCGCACCGCCGTGCTGTGGGTCGCGGCGCCCCTGAGCGCCGTCACCATCGCTCTGTACGGCGCGACGAGCGGCACGGTCCACTTCGAGTGGCTGGTCATGCGCGTCAGCGACGGATCGCTGGCGCTCGCCGCGGCGACCGCCGTGCGGGTGCTCGCGATCGGACTCCCCGCGGTGGTGCTCTTCGTCACCGTCGACCCCACCGATCTCGCCGACGACCTCGCGCAGCGCGTGAAGCTGCCCGCCCGTTTCGTGGTCGGAGCACTCGCCGGAATGCGGATGCTCGGGCTGCTCGCCGATGACTGGCGCGCGCTCGGGCTCGCGCGGCGCGCCCGCGGCGTGGCCGACGAGGGGCGCGTGCGCCGCGCGTTCGGCATGGCGTTCGCCCTGTTCGTGCTGGCCATCCGGCGCGGATCGTCTCTGGCGACGGCGATGGAGGCGCGCGGGTTCGGTGGCTCGACACCGAGATCCTGGGCCCGCGGGTCGAGGTGGGATCGGCGCGACACGCTGCTGGTGCTCCTCGCCGCCGTCATCCCGGCCGCCGCGATCGCGACGGCCGTGGCTACGGGGGCGTGGAACTTCATCCTCGGCCCGACCGCCTGA
- a CDS encoding TerC family protein: MNITPLVWIITIAVTIAFFVYEFFAHVRKPHEPTIGESARWSAFYIGLALLFGVGIGAVSGWTYGGEYFAGYLTEKALSIDNLFVFLIVMTGFAVPRKYQQKVLMIGIVIALIMRGGFIALGAALIENYSWIFYLFGALLLFLAYRQAFAHGESDPANGRFMRLVRRILPVSNEYNGDRLTVQRDGKRFFTPMFLVIIAIGFIDLIFAVDSIPAIYGLTEEAYIVFTANAFALMGLRQLYFLIGGLLERLVYLAQGLAVILAFIGVKLVLHAMHVNELPFINGGEPMLWAPEIPIWFSLVFIGATIAVATVASLMKTRRDDRIDAAAASTSAPLTTDTQKEHS, translated from the coding sequence TTGAACATCACGCCTCTCGTGTGGATCATCACGATCGCCGTCACGATCGCCTTCTTCGTGTACGAGTTCTTCGCCCACGTGCGAAAGCCCCATGAGCCCACCATCGGCGAGTCCGCCCGCTGGTCGGCGTTCTACATCGGCCTCGCACTGCTGTTCGGCGTCGGAATCGGCGCGGTGTCGGGCTGGACGTACGGCGGCGAGTACTTCGCCGGATACCTCACGGAGAAGGCGCTGTCGATCGACAACCTCTTCGTCTTCCTCATCGTGATGACCGGCTTCGCCGTGCCGCGCAAGTATCAGCAGAAGGTGCTGATGATCGGCATCGTCATCGCGCTGATCATGCGCGGTGGATTCATCGCGCTCGGCGCGGCTCTGATCGAGAACTACTCCTGGATCTTCTACCTCTTCGGCGCGCTGCTGCTGTTCCTCGCCTACCGCCAGGCCTTCGCCCACGGCGAGTCCGACCCGGCCAACGGCCGCTTCATGCGCCTCGTGCGCCGCATCCTGCCCGTGAGCAACGAGTACAACGGCGATCGCCTGACCGTCCAGCGCGACGGCAAGCGCTTCTTCACCCCGATGTTCCTCGTGATCATCGCGATCGGGTTCATCGACCTGATCTTCGCGGTCGACTCGATCCCCGCGATCTACGGCCTGACCGAAGAGGCGTACATCGTCTTCACGGCCAACGCCTTCGCCCTCATGGGTCTGCGTCAGCTGTACTTCCTCATCGGCGGTCTGCTGGAGCGCCTGGTGTACCTGGCGCAGGGTCTCGCGGTCATCCTCGCCTTCATCGGCGTCAAGCTCGTGCTGCACGCGATGCACGTCAACGAGCTGCCGTTCATCAACGGCGGCGAGCCGATGCTGTGGGCGCCCGAGATCCCCATCTGGTTCTCGCTCGTGTTCATCGGCGCGACCATCGCCGTGGCGACCGTCGCCAGCCTCATGAAGACGCGCCGCGACGACCGGATCGATGCGGCCGCGGCCTCGACCTCTGCACCCCTCACCACCGACACACAGAAGGAACACTCGTGA
- a CDS encoding hemolysin family protein — protein MGDLAVNIALVFVFVLVGGVFAATEMALVTLRESQLNAIAARGKRGEKVAGLARNPNTFLSAVQIGVTVAGFASAAYGATSIAPSVAPLLENLGVAAPLALTLATVLLTLVIAYLSLVLGELVPKRLAIQRNAQFAYAVAPVLDGFATIMRPVIWLLSVSTNAVVRLLGGDPNKAADELSDEELRDIVATHQSLPDEERRILDDVLSLRGRQVSEVMRPRPEVVALDGAAPLAEAIAQVRELPFSRYPVIDASLDDIVGFVHVRDLFEAAAADAERPVVDLMRPVEYVPSTAGVLPTLTRLRASSHHIAVVVDEYGGTDGIVTLEDLVEEVVGEIFDEYDTEERMPAAGGALDGRLNLQDFAEITGIALPRGASDTVAGFVTEMLGRLAVVGDAVEVPGATIRVTAVDRRRISEIRVALHEGADAPVEPAGGN, from the coding sequence ATGGGCGATCTCGCGGTCAACATCGCCCTGGTGTTCGTGTTCGTCCTCGTCGGCGGAGTGTTCGCCGCGACGGAGATGGCACTCGTCACCCTGCGCGAGAGCCAGCTCAACGCGATCGCCGCTCGCGGCAAGCGCGGCGAGAAGGTCGCGGGCCTGGCGAGGAACCCGAACACCTTCCTCTCGGCGGTGCAGATCGGCGTGACCGTCGCCGGGTTCGCCTCTGCGGCGTACGGTGCGACCTCGATCGCCCCGTCGGTCGCGCCGCTGCTCGAGAATCTCGGCGTCGCGGCACCGCTGGCGCTGACGCTCGCGACAGTGCTGCTCACCCTCGTGATCGCGTACCTGTCTCTCGTGCTGGGCGAGCTCGTGCCCAAGCGCCTCGCCATCCAGCGCAACGCGCAGTTCGCCTACGCGGTCGCACCGGTGCTCGACGGCTTCGCCACGATCATGCGACCCGTCATCTGGCTGCTCTCGGTGTCGACGAACGCGGTCGTGCGCCTGCTGGGCGGCGACCCGAACAAGGCGGCGGACGAACTCAGCGACGAAGAGCTGCGCGACATCGTCGCGACGCACCAGAGCCTGCCCGACGAGGAGCGACGGATCCTCGACGACGTGCTGTCCCTGCGGGGACGCCAGGTGAGCGAGGTCATGCGGCCGCGGCCCGAGGTCGTCGCGCTCGACGGCGCCGCGCCCCTGGCCGAGGCGATCGCCCAGGTGCGGGAGCTGCCGTTCTCGCGGTACCCGGTGATCGACGCCTCGCTCGACGACATCGTCGGCTTCGTGCACGTGCGCGACCTGTTCGAGGCCGCGGCGGCCGATGCGGAGCGACCCGTGGTCGACCTCATGCGCCCGGTCGAGTACGTCCCGTCGACGGCCGGGGTGCTGCCGACGCTGACCCGCCTGCGGGCGTCGTCGCACCACATCGCGGTCGTCGTCGACGAGTATGGCGGAACCGACGGCATCGTGACCCTCGAAGACCTCGTCGAAGAGGTCGTCGGCGAGATCTTCGACGAGTACGACACCGAAGAGCGGATGCCGGCCGCCGGCGGCGCCCTCGACGGCCGCCTGAATCTGCAGGACTTCGCCGAGATCACCGGGATCGCTCTGCCCCGCGGGGCATCGGACACGGTCGCCGGGTTCGTCACCGAGATGCTCGGACGCCTCGCGGTGGTGGGCGACGCGGTCGAGGTGCCCGGTGCGACGATCCGCGTCACGGCCGTGGATCGTCGACGGATCTCGGAGATCCGCGTCGCGCTCCACGAGGGAGCGGATGCTCCGGTCGAACCCGCCGGCGGGAACTGA
- a CDS encoding aminoglycoside 3'-phosphotransferase translates to MSIPSQAVEIPAVVRTLAGEAALAPVWVNGIGGVTFRTDDGSYIKWGPHDAEANMRDEAARMRWARRWITVPEVLDQGQDATHEWLVTAALPGVSAVDPRWADEPATAVRAVGRALRSLHDALPVEHCPWNWSPQWRISNALDRGVAVPDDLRTPPSIDLLVVCHGDACMPNTLLDDDGRPLAHVDLAALGVADRWADLAAASMSTEWNFGPGWADALIEAYGVAPDRERLEYYRRLWNET, encoded by the coding sequence GTGAGCATCCCGAGCCAGGCCGTCGAGATCCCGGCCGTCGTGCGGACCCTCGCCGGCGAGGCCGCACTGGCCCCCGTCTGGGTGAACGGCATCGGAGGCGTGACCTTCCGCACCGACGACGGGAGCTACATCAAGTGGGGTCCGCACGATGCCGAGGCGAACATGCGCGACGAGGCCGCGCGCATGCGCTGGGCTCGCCGATGGATCACGGTGCCCGAGGTCCTCGATCAGGGCCAGGACGCCACCCACGAGTGGCTGGTCACCGCGGCGCTGCCCGGCGTCAGCGCCGTCGACCCCCGCTGGGCCGACGAGCCCGCGACGGCGGTGCGCGCGGTCGGGAGGGCGCTGCGGAGCCTGCACGACGCCCTGCCCGTCGAGCACTGCCCCTGGAACTGGAGCCCGCAGTGGCGGATCTCGAACGCCCTCGACCGCGGCGTCGCCGTGCCGGACGACCTGCGCACGCCGCCGAGCATCGACCTGCTGGTGGTGTGTCACGGCGATGCGTGCATGCCCAACACCCTGCTCGACGACGACGGTCGGCCGCTCGCGCACGTCGACCTCGCAGCCCTCGGGGTCGCCGATCGCTGGGCGGACCTCGCCGCGGCCTCGATGAGCACGGAGTGGAACTTCGGCCCGGGGTGGGCCGATGCGCTCATCGAGGCCTACGGCGTCGCCCCCGATCGGGAGCGGCTGGAGTACTACCGGAGGCTGTGGAACGAGACCTGA
- a CDS encoding SDR family NAD(P)-dependent oxidoreductase produces the protein MQIQGSSALITGGASGLGLATARRLAAAGAVVTVLDLPSSHGADIAAELGGVFVSGDVTNADDAAAAAAAAQAAAPLRIVVNCAGIAPPAKVLDREGNPAALADFERVVRINLVGTFNVLSQAAAVMAKNDPTDDGDRGVIVNTASVAAFDGQIGQPAYSASKGGVHAMTLPVARELARHGIRVCTIAPGIMETPMLMGLPQAAQDSLGQQVPFPSRLGRPDEYAALVQQIAENGYLNGETIRLDGAIRMAPK, from the coding sequence ATGCAGATCCAGGGCTCGAGCGCTCTCATCACCGGCGGTGCGTCCGGTCTGGGCCTCGCCACCGCGCGCAGGCTCGCCGCCGCCGGCGCCGTCGTCACCGTCCTCGACCTGCCGTCGTCGCACGGCGCCGACATCGCCGCCGAGCTCGGCGGGGTGTTCGTCTCCGGCGACGTGACGAACGCGGACGACGCGGCCGCAGCCGCCGCCGCGGCACAGGCCGCCGCCCCGCTGCGCATCGTCGTGAACTGCGCCGGCATCGCGCCGCCCGCCAAGGTGCTGGACCGCGAGGGCAACCCCGCCGCGCTCGCCGACTTCGAGCGCGTCGTGCGCATCAACCTGGTCGGCACCTTCAACGTGCTGTCGCAGGCCGCGGCCGTCATGGCGAAGAACGACCCGACCGACGACGGCGACCGAGGCGTGATCGTGAACACGGCGAGCGTGGCGGCGTTCGACGGACAGATCGGGCAGCCCGCCTACTCCGCCTCCAAGGGCGGCGTGCATGCCATGACCCTGCCGGTCGCCCGTGAGCTCGCCCGCCACGGCATCCGCGTCTGCACGATCGCGCCCGGCATCATGGAGACCCCGATGCTGATGGGGCTGCCGCAGGCCGCCCAGGATTCGCTCGGCCAGCAGGTGCCGTTCCCCTCGCGACTCGGGCGTCCCGACGAGTACGCCGCCCTCGTGCAGCAGATCGCCGAGAACGGCTATCTCAACGGCGAGACCATCCGGCTCGACGGCGCCATCCGCATGGCACCGAAGTAG
- a CDS encoding SDR family oxidoreductase: MSLAGKTILMSGGSRGIGLAIALRAAADGANIAMLAKTDTPHPKLEGTVHSAAEQIRAAGGRALPIVGDVRDDDDITEAVLKTQGEFGGIDIVINNASVIDLSRSLDLGAKKYDLMQDVNVRGTFMLSRAAIPILKDAENPHILSLSPPLNPSPKWLGAHTGYTLAKFGMTMVTLGLAAEFARDGIAANTLWPRTTIATAAVQNLLGGDRVMAASRTPDIYADAAYAVLCKPAAEYTGQTLIVEDVLEADGVTDFSGYAAVAGTPDAQLFPDIFLD; the protein is encoded by the coding sequence ATGTCCCTCGCAGGAAAGACCATCCTCATGTCCGGCGGCAGCCGTGGCATCGGCCTCGCGATCGCGCTGCGCGCCGCGGCCGACGGCGCCAACATCGCGATGCTCGCGAAGACCGACACCCCGCATCCCAAGCTCGAGGGCACCGTGCACAGCGCTGCCGAGCAGATCCGTGCGGCGGGCGGACGCGCGCTGCCCATCGTCGGCGATGTGCGCGACGATGACGACATCACCGAGGCCGTGCTGAAGACGCAGGGCGAGTTCGGCGGCATCGACATCGTCATCAACAACGCCAGCGTCATCGACCTCTCGCGCTCGCTCGACCTCGGCGCCAAGAAGTACGACCTGATGCAGGACGTCAACGTGCGCGGCACGTTCATGCTGTCGCGCGCGGCGATCCCGATCCTCAAGGATGCCGAGAACCCGCACATCCTGTCGCTGTCACCGCCCCTGAACCCCAGCCCGAAGTGGCTCGGAGCGCACACCGGATACACGCTCGCGAAGTTCGGGATGACGATGGTCACTCTCGGGCTCGCCGCGGAGTTCGCCCGCGACGGGATCGCCGCGAACACCCTGTGGCCGCGCACCACGATCGCGACGGCGGCGGTGCAGAACCTGCTCGGCGGCGACCGGGTGATGGCCGCGAGCCGCACCCCCGACATCTATGCGGACGCGGCATACGCCGTGCTGTGCAAGCCCGCCGCCGAGTACACCGGGCAGACGCTGATCGTCGAGGACGTGCTCGAGGCCGACGGCGTCACCGACTTCTCGGGCTATGCCGCGGTGGCCGGCACCCCGGACGCGCAGCTGTTCCCCGACATCTTCCTCGACTGA
- a CDS encoding sulfite exporter TauE/SafE family protein yields the protein MIGLEPLAWAALGVAALTIGVSKTALPGGSILAIALFATVLPARTSTAAMLLLLIVGDVFALITYRRHAHWPTLLRLAPAVVAGLLAGFAFLALAGDGIVRRAIGVILLAMIAVTLWRRWRQHRADAVAPAPGGILLSGVYGTLGGFTTMVANAGGPVLSMYFLATRTPVQVFLGTSAWFFAIINLVKIPFLAGLGLFDGHVLLMDAVLAPLVVIGALGGIRLAKRMDQVLFDRIVIALTIAGAVYLLF from the coding sequence GTGATCGGACTCGAGCCCCTCGCCTGGGCGGCACTCGGCGTCGCGGCCCTCACGATCGGCGTCTCGAAGACCGCGCTGCCTGGCGGCAGCATCCTGGCGATCGCTTTGTTCGCGACCGTCCTGCCCGCACGCACCTCGACCGCGGCGATGCTCCTGCTGCTGATCGTGGGCGACGTCTTCGCCCTGATCACCTATCGGCGGCATGCGCACTGGCCCACCCTGCTGCGCCTGGCCCCGGCCGTGGTCGCCGGACTCCTGGCCGGGTTCGCATTCCTGGCCCTCGCGGGCGATGGGATCGTGCGGCGCGCGATCGGAGTGATCCTGCTCGCGATGATCGCCGTCACCCTGTGGCGGCGATGGCGGCAGCACAGAGCGGATGCGGTCGCACCGGCCCCGGGCGGCATCCTGCTCTCCGGCGTCTACGGCACGCTCGGTGGTTTCACGACGATGGTCGCGAACGCGGGCGGGCCCGTCCTGTCGATGTACTTTCTGGCGACGCGCACGCCGGTGCAGGTGTTCCTGGGCACCTCGGCCTGGTTCTTCGCCATCATCAACCTCGTCAAGATCCCGTTCCTCGCGGGACTGGGACTCTTCGACGGGCACGTGCTCCTCATGGACGCCGTACTCGCACCGCTCGTCGTGATCGGCGCCCTCGGCGGCATCCGCCTGGCGAAGCGCATGGACCAGGTGCTGTTCGACCGCATCGTGATCGCGCTGACGATCGCCGGCGCCGTCTACCTGCTCTTCTGA
- a CDS encoding ribosomal protein L7/L12 yields MDIILIVGGTIVLLGLGALVLGLALRAMRPKLPEAQVYTPQQTTAQPTASRFASPATATSSQMAPSHLTPTVTAEIDRLIAADKRIHAIKVFREHTGVSLKEAKDRIDHWSISTTAPHLAATSNITATASSITPTPSSVRGALPPSIAAEVDHLVASDQKIRAIKVVREQTGFGLKDAKDIVESWPQQHRS; encoded by the coding sequence ATGGACATCATCCTGATCGTCGGCGGCACCATCGTCCTCCTCGGATTGGGGGCCCTGGTGCTCGGCCTGGCACTCCGCGCCATGCGCCCGAAGCTGCCAGAGGCGCAGGTCTACACGCCGCAGCAGACGACCGCGCAGCCGACCGCCTCCCGCTTCGCCTCGCCGGCGACGGCCACGTCGTCGCAGATGGCCCCGTCTCATCTCACGCCGACGGTGACCGCCGAGATCGACCGGCTCATCGCCGCCGACAAGCGCATCCACGCGATCAAGGTCTTCCGGGAGCACACCGGAGTCTCCCTGAAGGAGGCGAAGGACCGGATCGACCACTGGTCGATCAGCACCACGGCCCCGCACCTCGCCGCGACGTCGAACATCACGGCGACCGCATCGTCGATCACCCCGACGCCCTCGTCCGTCCGCGGCGCGCTGCCCCCGTCGATCGCCGCGGAGGTCGACCACCTCGTGGCGTCCGATCAGAAGATCCGAGCGATCAAGGTGGTGCGCGAGCAGACGGGGTTCGGCCTGAAGGACGCGAAGGACATCGTCGAGTCCTGGCCGCAGCAGCACCGCTCATGA